One Candidatus Thorarchaeota archaeon genomic region harbors:
- a CDS encoding anthranilate synthase component I family protein, whose amino-acid sequence MSFDDIEIRTIDLDSINPVQSYLSLRRHYPGDSFLLESVGGPHKAARFSILGFRPGFKFVSKGHEVKTGGDWTTVPNPFDCLREIYYSFDRRTPPTDLPFARGMVGYFSYDMVRLFERLPSQSIDDRRLPDCYFMLPTIVLCFDHLLHKVHIISVEDGIEDLLREDDIATGNFEASQSDSSMTRAEYESAVRRAKDYILDGDIFQVVIARRKSYSFKGDRMRLYQVLRETNPSPYMFLLDFEDVCLIGSSPEMLVQLRRGELLTRPIAGTRPRSDDVEEDERLKIEMLLDPKERAEHIMLVDLHRNDLGRVSEYGSVVVDHLMEVEKFSHVQHIVSGVRGRLRKDCDLFDALRASLPAGTVSGAPKIRAMEIIDELEPVRRGPYAGAVGYFDLNGDMDFAINIRSMVIKNSTVYIQAGAGVVADSIPSREYDETEQKMAVLIKALERRESCE is encoded by the coding sequence GTGAGTTTTGATGACATTGAGATACGAACTATCGACTTAGACTCTATCAATCCTGTACAGAGTTATCTCTCTCTGAGGCGACACTACCCGGGTGACTCGTTTCTCCTCGAATCTGTGGGAGGTCCTCACAAGGCAGCGCGATTCTCAATACTTGGGTTCAGACCGGGTTTCAAGTTTGTATCAAAGGGCCATGAGGTCAAGACGGGTGGGGACTGGACTACTGTCCCCAATCCCTTTGATTGCCTGAGGGAGATATACTACTCATTCGACAGAAGAACGCCCCCCACAGATTTGCCATTTGCAAGGGGTATGGTGGGCTATTTCTCATATGACATGGTTCGGCTCTTTGAGCGACTGCCATCGCAGTCCATAGATGATCGGAGGTTACCGGACTGTTACTTCATGCTGCCGACGATAGTACTATGTTTCGACCACTTACTGCATAAGGTCCACATTATCTCGGTAGAAGACGGTATTGAAGACCTGCTCAGAGAGGACGACATTGCAACAGGCAACTTTGAGGCTAGCCAATCGGATTCAAGCATGACACGTGCCGAATACGAGAGTGCGGTAAGGCGTGCGAAGGACTACATTCTCGACGGTGACATCTTTCAGGTTGTCATTGCACGGCGAAAGTCCTACTCCTTCAAGGGGGACAGAATGCGGCTGTATCAGGTCCTGAGAGAAACAAACCCCTCTCCGTATATGTTTCTGCTTGACTTTGAGGATGTCTGTCTCATCGGTTCCTCTCCTGAGATGCTCGTTCAACTGAGGCGTGGTGAACTTCTGACAAGACCAATCGCAGGCACCCGTCCACGCTCAGACGACGTGGAGGAGGATGAAAGACTGAAGATAGAGATGCTGCTCGACCCAAAGGAACGTGCAGAGCACATCATGTTGGTCGATCTGCATCGAAATGACCTAGGGCGAGTCTCAGAGTATGGGTCTGTGGTAGTAGACCACCTGATGGAGGTCGAGAAGTTCTCACATGTCCAACACATTGTGTCCGGAGTCAGAGGTCGACTTCGCAAGGACTGCGATCTGTTTGATGCTCTGAGGGCCTCACTACCCGCCGGTACAGTATCAGGTGCTCCAAAGATTCGTGCAATGGAGATAATTGACGAACTCGAGCCAGTGCGACGAGGACCTTATGCTGGTGCTGTTGGCTACTTTGATTTGAATGGGGACATGGACTTTGCAATCAATATCAGGTCCATGGTCATCAAGAACTCCACAGTGTACATTCAAGCGGGCGCAGGAGTCGTAGCAGACTCCATTCCTTCAAGAGAGTATGATGAGACCGAGCAGAAGATGGCGGTCCTGATCAAGGCTTTGGAGCGGAGGGAGTCCTGTGAGTAG
- a CDS encoding transcriptional regulator, with protein sequence MENLLALSEEEKVSHAKPRCSLIYLLFLKRRVGLMELQQLSCVTPGNLDHHLRKLEEAGLVRTRRVISWRPLVVVEITSHGLQVFRNYVMRLKRMLETIPPEMLGGEGCLWQREPVTTSRDRQGIEGVTCVRKSDAGLRRPHLPRRSMRT encoded by the coding sequence GTGGAGAACCTTCTTGCCCTGAGCGAAGAGGAGAAGGTCTCTCATGCTAAGCCCCGTTGCTCTCTCATCTACCTCCTCTTCCTCAAGAGGCGGGTGGGTCTCATGGAGCTGCAACAGCTGTCGTGTGTGACTCCGGGAAACCTAGACCATCACCTCCGGAAGCTCGAGGAGGCAGGACTCGTGAGAACACGACGAGTGATATCGTGGAGACCTCTGGTGGTGGTCGAGATAACGAGTCACGGACTGCAGGTCTTTCGCAACTACGTCATGAGACTGAAGCGGATGCTCGAAACGATACCTCCTGAAATGCTAGGTGGAGAGGGATGCCTGTGGCAGAGAGAACCAGTGACGACTTCTCGTGACCGGCAAGGTATTGAGGGCGTCACATGTGTACGCAAATCCGATGCGGGTCTCAGACGACCTCATCTACCGAGACGTAGTATGCGTACTTGA